A genome region from Staphylococcus capitis subsp. capitis includes the following:
- a CDS encoding pathogenicity island protein: MNVEIIANEFETRAATLLRYFTGLCESSYKVPFAFRIYNDPFNTVYLVSKGKMYAHVLIKNCEVRKSFEIASEKHTEKLIESIEGYYTGYEIPDGTHDTISDMMASFMFDNDYFMYGLETFAESNNSDMFDYMSRDFNIDELEGVQSSNADVIGNMETLYQLATGINEPAPELVEGLKLVTEFVQDEKATQDDYKALERKLNELKESYYSVSK, from the coding sequence ATGAACGTTGAAATTATAGCAAATGAATTTGAAACTAGAGCAGCAACATTATTAAGATATTTTACTGGTTTATGTGAAAGTAGTTATAAAGTACCTTTTGCATTTAGGATTTATAATGATCCTTTCAACACTGTGTATCTAGTAAGTAAAGGTAAAATGTATGCTCATGTACTGATAAAAAATTGTGAAGTGAGAAAATCTTTTGAGATAGCCTCAGAAAAGCATACTGAGAAACTAATAGAGAGCATTGAGGGGTATTATACTGGATATGAAATACCAGATGGCACACATGACACTATAAGCGATATGATGGCTAGTTTCATGTTTGATAATGATTATTTCATGTATGGCCTAGAAACATTTGCAGAAAGTAATAATAGCGACATGTTCGATTATATGAGTAGAGATTTCAATATAGATGAGCTTGAGGGTGTTCAGTCTAGTAATGCTGATGTTATAGGGAATATGGAAACGTTGTACCAGTTAGCTACTGGCATTAATGAGCCAGCACCAGAATTAGTTGAGGGACTGAAGTTAGTAACTGAATTTGTCCAAGATGAGAAAGCTACACAAGACGATTACAAAGCGTTAGAGCGTAAGTTGAATGAGCTGAAAGAATCATACTACAGTGTGAGTAAGTAA
- a CDS encoding terminase small subunit, translating into MDKLTPKQERFVNEYIRTLNITQSAIKAGYSPKTAHVTGCRLLKKKHINDYIQEQKKKVIDESVLSANELLHLLTNSAVGDETETKEVVVKRGEYKENPQNGKVQLVYNEHVELIEVPIKPSDRLRARDMLGKYHKLFTDKKELATDTPILINIGEWPEDEEEEKRKALDEIHEQHPNRTMIINDIPEED; encoded by the coding sequence ATGGACAAATTAACACCTAAGCAAGAGCGTTTTGTAAATGAATATATAAGAACATTAAATATTACTCAAAGCGCTATAAAAGCTGGCTATTCACCTAAAACTGCACACGTTACAGGGTGTCGCTTGTTAAAGAAGAAACATATTAATGATTATATCCAAGAGCAAAAGAAAAAAGTTATTGACGAAAGTGTATTAAGTGCTAATGAGCTATTGCATTTATTAACCAATTCAGCAGTCGGTGATGAAACTGAAACTAAGGAAGTTGTTGTCAAACGTGGTGAATATAAAGAGAATCCACAAAATGGCAAAGTACAGTTAGTTTATAATGAACATGTTGAACTGATAGAGGTGCCAATTAAGCCTAGTGACCGTTTACGTGCTAGAGATATGTTGGGTAAGTATCATAAGTTATTTACTGATAAGAAAGAGTTAGCTACGGACACACCAATTTTAATTAATATAGGTGAATGGCCGGAAGATGAGGAAGAAGAAAAACGAAAAGCACTAGATGAAATACATGAACAACACCCTAATAGAACAATGATTATTAATGATATTCCAGAAGAGGACTGA
- a CDS encoding DUF4865 family protein yields MYAMQYEVKLPSDYDMEIIKKRVRENGFKTDGFEDLIIKAYLISDEDNITKSYSPLYLWRNSKGMTKFIFDGYFDNIISSFGWHSINIGVTYLVNITDDVCNSKYVLEEYINISPSSSLKNHDIENKFYSFDNILAQSIIYNPDKWKAVKYSFVNEVPKNIDKKVQVYQILHISQ; encoded by the coding sequence ATGTATGCAATGCAATATGAAGTTAAGTTACCTAGTGACTATGATATGGAAATTATAAAAAAAAGAGTTCGCGAAAACGGATTTAAAACTGATGGTTTTGAAGATTTAATTATTAAAGCTTATTTAATTAGCGATGAAGATAATATAACTAAAAGTTACTCACCTTTATACTTATGGAGAAATTCTAAAGGTATGACAAAATTTATATTTGATGGATATTTTGATAATATTATTTCATCTTTTGGTTGGCATTCAATTAATATTGGCGTCACTTATTTAGTAAATATCACAGATGATGTATGTAATAGTAAGTACGTTCTTGAGGAATATATTAATATAAGTCCTTCCTCTTCATTAAAAAATCATGATATTGAAAACAAATTCTATTCATTTGATAATATATTAGCACAGTCAATAATATATAACCCTGATAAGTGGAAAGCTGTAAAATATTCTTTTGTAAATGAAGTTCCAAAAAATATTGACAAAAAAGTTCAAGTTTATCAAATACTACATATATCGCAATAA
- a CDS encoding LysR family transcriptional regulator translates to MNFNDLKIFNVVYEEQSINKASIRLRYAQSNISQRISQIEKDLGANLLVRSNKGVFPNKEGEYFYKYSKKVLMDTAKMKKVIQLHAKTKLYSEFIFNYMIETNELSMENENIKLATTGNLKYEIEFNDFDSVISFNKINKLQYKLEYTKVIKLMLFGANDNSDMPMFVNSDKQCPIRLLSLDVKEKSREIIEIDSLAAIINLIQSGKGIALLPIVIGKNRGLTNLSLKSYDLKYYKYIKA, encoded by the coding sequence GTGAATTTTAACGATTTAAAAATATTCAATGTCGTATATGAAGAACAGTCTATTAATAAAGCTTCTATAAGACTACGATATGCTCAATCTAATATATCTCAAAGAATTTCCCAAATTGAAAAAGATTTGGGGGCGAATTTATTAGTAAGAAGTAACAAAGGAGTTTTCCCTAATAAGGAAGGTGAGTATTTTTATAAATATAGCAAAAAAGTATTAATGGATACTGCTAAGATGAAAAAAGTGATTCAGTTGCATGCTAAAACTAAACTATATTCAGAGTTTATTTTTAATTATATGATCGAAACTAATGAATTATCAATGGAAAATGAAAATATTAAATTAGCTACAACTGGAAATCTAAAATATGAAATTGAATTTAATGATTTTGATAGTGTCATATCATTTAATAAAATTAACAAATTACAATATAAGTTGGAATATACCAAAGTGATTAAGTTAATGTTATTTGGTGCTAATGATAATAGTGATATGCCAATGTTTGTGAACAGTGACAAACAATGTCCAATTAGGCTCTTGTCATTAGATGTCAAAGAAAAATCACGTGAAATTATAGAGATTGATTCCTTAGCAGCTATTATTAATCTTATACAATCTGGCAAAGGAATTGCTTTATTGCCTATAGTAATTGGGAAAAATAGAGGGTTAACAAATCTATCATTAAAATCTTATGATTTGAAGTATTATAAATATATTAAGGCATAA